The Candidatus Cloacimonadota bacterium nucleotide sequence GTAAGTGTGCAAACGCTGCATCCTAAAACTTGCTCCTTTTAGGATTATCAGAGAACCTACAATAAGACCCAAGCCTAATATAATCAAGAGAATTCTTTTACGGATGCCAGCATACAACAGCATGCCCATCAGAGCCATTCCACCTATAATGATTGCAGATAAGTGTTTTTCTACTAAGATTAGAATAAATACAATGGCAGTAAGCAGAGTTAGCGCAGGAAAGTTTTCGGGAAAACGAAGTATATTTTTGGTATCTCTAAGCAATTGATTTTTCTTGTCCAACACACTAGCATAGAAAAATATGAGGGCTATGCGAGCAAAGAATGAAGGCTGGAAACTAAACAAACCAAAGTTTAGCTGTCGCGTAGCGCCTTTAATGGTTGAGCCCTTAACAAGAACCCAAACAAGCATAAAAATTGCGATATATACAAGCCAAGTATTAGTAAAGCGAAGCTTGGGTAAATTGAAGAAGTATAAAATGAGTATTGCCGCAGTGGCAGAAATTGCCAAGAAGATCAAGTGCCTATAGAAATAAGCCATGGAACTTTGCACAGAAGTGATATCAACCATCACAAT carries:
- a CDS encoding FtsW/RodA/SpoVE family cell cycle protein, translating into MKRNRLSTYIVGFDRTIFFSYLALCVIGLIVMVDITSVQSSMAYFYRHLIFLAISATAAILILYFFNLPKLRFTNTWLVYIAIFMLVWVLVKGSTIKGATRQLNFGLFSFQPSFFARIALIFFYASVLDKKNQLLRDTKNILRFPENFPALTLLTAIVFILILVEKHLSAIIIGGMALMGMLLYAGIRKRILLIILGLGLIVGSLIILKGASFRMQRLHTYKKYSLFFRERDLSATADADYQVRESLTALTSGGLLGTGIARGRAKHYYLPEARTDYVYTIIGEESGYLGAMIVFLLHSTLFFASLKMAEKQEDRYLKFLAAGMAMNIYCNVLVNTGVAMSILPPTGNTLPFISYGGSALLMDSIAVGIILNISAQRRTL